In a single window of the Bacillus clarus genome:
- the cysK gene encoding cysteine synthase A, producing MKLCHNVTELIGDTPVVRLSKFVPEDAADVYVKLEMFNPSRSVKDRAAYNLIHVAEEHGLIKPGDTIIEPTSGNTGIGLAMNAAAKGYKAILIMPDNMSKERINLLKAYGAEVVLTPAEQRMPGAIAKAVELQKQIPNSFIPQQFENPANPNIHRYTTALEIYEQMDGKLDAFVATAGTGGTITGTGETLKEKLPNLYVTVVEPKGSPVLSGGVPGPHKLVGTSPGFIPKNLKTEVYNEIIQIADEEALTTMRNLARQEGLLVGPSSGASVYAAIMIAKRLGAGKKVLCIAPDTGERYLSMGLFE from the coding sequence ATGAAACTATGTCATAATGTTACAGAATTAATAGGAGATACACCTGTTGTACGATTATCTAAATTCGTTCCAGAAGATGCAGCGGATGTGTATGTAAAACTAGAAATGTTTAATCCATCTCGCAGTGTGAAAGATCGTGCAGCCTATAATTTAATTCATGTTGCAGAGGAGCATGGTCTCATTAAACCGGGGGATACAATTATTGAACCAACGAGTGGAAATACTGGCATTGGCTTGGCAATGAATGCAGCTGCTAAAGGGTATAAAGCGATTTTAATTATGCCAGATAACATGTCAAAAGAAAGAATTAATTTGTTGAAAGCATATGGAGCAGAAGTTGTTTTAACGCCCGCAGAACAAAGAATGCCTGGAGCGATTGCAAAGGCGGTAGAATTGCAAAAGCAAATACCGAATAGTTTTATCCCGCAGCAATTTGAAAATCCGGCGAACCCGAATATTCATCGCTATACGACTGCACTTGAAATTTATGAGCAAATGGACGGGAAGCTTGATGCTTTTGTAGCAACGGCTGGAACTGGTGGAACAATTACAGGGACAGGTGAAACATTAAAAGAGAAGCTACCAAATTTGTATGTTACGGTAGTAGAACCGAAAGGATCTCCTGTTTTATCTGGAGGTGTCCCAGGTCCTCATAAATTGGTAGGAACGAGTCCCGGGTTTATTCCGAAAAACTTAAAGACAGAAGTGTATAACGAAATTATTCAAATTGCAGATGAGGAAGCGCTAACTACAATGAGGAATTTAGCAAGACAAGAAGGTTTATTAGTAGGGCCATCTTCAGGAGCTTCTGTGTACGCTGCGATTATGATAGCGAAGCGTCTAGGTGCGGGTAAAAAAGTTTTATGTATTGCACCTGATACAGGAGAGCGTTATTTAAGTATGGGGTTATTTGAATAA
- a CDS encoding DUF4037 domain-containing protein — translation MQLRKKAIEMAAIYKQNPKVEAIILAGSVARKLEDEHSDIELHILWSVPPEDEDRQNPIKSIDGTILSYHLYEAEEWSEAYLTQEGIKLEISNFLTVTVERFISDVIHKYETDYEKQCIVSSIQDGVCLYGEKKVSDLKNRVAEYPEELAKRMITENLWLSNRWNNREALLKRKDWLMLYDVICEVQRDVFGVLFGLNKMYVHHPAFKWMPYNVERMKIKPENLYERMAKTLIGSPEYSVKELEVLIHEVLHLVHIYAPELNIDEQQKCIQYVK, via the coding sequence ATGCAATTAAGAAAGAAAGCAATAGAAATGGCAGCAATTTATAAACAAAACCCGAAAGTAGAAGCTATTATTTTAGCGGGCTCTGTAGCAAGAAAGCTAGAAGATGAGCATTCAGATATTGAATTACATATTTTATGGTCAGTACCGCCAGAAGATGAAGATCGGCAGAATCCTATTAAAAGTATTGACGGGACTATTTTGTCCTACCACCTTTATGAGGCAGAAGAGTGGTCGGAAGCTTATTTGACTCAAGAAGGAATTAAACTAGAGATTAGTAACTTTTTAACAGTTACCGTTGAAAGGTTTATTTCTGATGTGATTCATAAATATGAAACGGACTATGAGAAACAATGCATCGTGTCATCTATCCAGGACGGTGTGTGTTTATATGGAGAAAAGAAAGTGAGCGATTTAAAAAATAGAGTTGCAGAATATCCTGAAGAGTTAGCAAAGCGAATGATTACAGAAAATCTTTGGTTAAGTAACCGCTGGAATAATCGTGAGGCGCTGTTGAAACGAAAAGATTGGCTTATGCTTTACGATGTCATTTGTGAAGTGCAAAGAGATGTATTTGGTGTTTTATTCGGCTTGAATAAAATGTATGTGCATCATCCTGCTTTTAAATGGATGCCTTATAATGTGGAGCGAATGAAAATTAAACCTGAAAATTTATATGAGCGCATGGCGAAAACTTTGATAGGGAGTCCGGAGTATAGTGTGAAGGAGTTAGAGGTTCTAATTCATGAAGTATTACATTTAGTCCATATATATGCTCCTGAATTAAATATTGATGAACAACAAAAGTGTATTCAGTATGTGAAGTAA
- a CDS encoding CD3324 family protein: MKYVKAATVLPESLIAEIQKYIQGETIYIPKQETKHYKWGTRSGGRKQLDERNKAIKEAFKSGIAIQQLAEEYFLSGETIKKIVYSK, from the coding sequence ATGAAATACGTAAAAGCTGCGACTGTTTTACCAGAGAGTTTAATTGCTGAAATTCAAAAGTATATACAAGGTGAAACAATTTACATTCCAAAACAAGAAACAAAACATTATAAATGGGGTACACGATCTGGCGGAAGAAAACAACTGGATGAAAGAAATAAAGCAATTAAAGAAGCATTTAAAAGTGGAATTGCCATTCAGCAACTTGCAGAGGAATATTTTCTTTCTGGAGAAACGATCAAAAAGATTGTGTATTCTAAATAA
- a CDS encoding GNAT family N-acetyltransferase, translated as MKLVKPTHEYSEQIMEYRQAFLNASEQPHGSCSLQHFDSIDEWFEKVNIQEKGESLPPNRVPSTQFLSMEDGGLIGLINIRHRLTPELLMENGHIGYSVHPDERRKGYATEQLRLSLFEARKLGLKKVLITCDKVNIGSAKTIQKVGGVLEDEVISPNNGEIVQRYWIEL; from the coding sequence ATGAAACTAGTGAAACCAACACACGAGTATAGTGAACAAATCATGGAGTATCGGCAAGCGTTTTTAAATGCAAGTGAACAACCACATGGTAGTTGTTCCTTACAACATTTTGATTCCATTGATGAATGGTTTGAAAAAGTCAATATTCAGGAAAAGGGAGAGAGTTTACCGCCAAATCGAGTCCCATCCACTCAATTTTTAAGCATGGAAGATGGGGGTTTAATCGGTTTAATCAATATTCGACACCGATTAACACCGGAATTGTTGATGGAGAACGGACATATCGGTTATAGTGTGCACCCTGATGAACGTCGAAAAGGTTACGCTACTGAACAACTTCGGCTTTCTTTATTTGAAGCTAGAAAATTAGGATTGAAGAAAGTGTTAATAACTTGCGATAAAGTAAATATCGGTTCTGCTAAAACGATTCAAAAAGTTGGAGGTGTATTAGAAGATGAAGTAATTTCTCCTAATAATGGCGAAATTGTTCAGCGTTACTGGATAGAACTATGA
- a CDS encoding MFS transporter — MRAVSKRNAMETPTIYRILFAISFGHFLNDSMQAVVPALFPILEKSMNLSYMQVGWIAFALNMTSSIMQPVFGMYSDKKPSPFLLPLGMFSSMLGMIGLAFAPNFIIVIISVLFIGLGSAVFHPEGARVAYMAAGAKRGLAQAIYQVGGNTGNSLAPIFTALIFVPLGQIGSLGFTAFAAVGIVLLIFVSNWYKNELMDGAVRRKKRAALEAENAIVSTHIKFVIVLLVFLTFVRSWYGAGIGNFYQFYLIEHYGLSIKNAQYFVFTFMIAGVLGTFFGGPLADRFGKKNIIVFSMLGSAPLALLLPHVSLMWVVPLFLCIGFISSSSFSVIVVYAQELVPGKVGMVSGLIVGLAFGLGALGAVVLGKLADIHSLQFIMVLCSCLPLIGLTSWLLPSDKKSV; from the coding sequence ATGCGGGCAGTTTCAAAAAGAAATGCGATGGAAACGCCAACAATATATCGTATTTTATTTGCGATTAGTTTTGGGCATTTTTTAAATGATTCCATGCAAGCTGTTGTGCCGGCCTTGTTTCCTATTTTGGAAAAATCGATGAATTTATCCTACATGCAAGTAGGGTGGATTGCGTTCGCGTTAAATATGACATCATCGATTATGCAGCCGGTGTTTGGTATGTATTCAGATAAGAAACCATCACCATTTTTATTACCGCTCGGTATGTTTTCGAGTATGCTGGGGATGATTGGACTTGCATTTGCACCGAATTTTATTATTGTTATTATTTCTGTTTTATTTATTGGTTTAGGGTCAGCGGTCTTTCATCCTGAAGGGGCACGTGTTGCTTATATGGCAGCGGGTGCAAAGCGTGGTTTAGCACAAGCGATTTATCAAGTTGGAGGAAATACAGGGAATTCTCTTGCACCAATTTTTACAGCGCTAATTTTCGTTCCACTCGGTCAAATTGGTTCTCTTGGTTTTACAGCTTTTGCAGCAGTAGGAATTGTATTATTAATTTTCGTGTCCAATTGGTATAAAAATGAGTTAATGGATGGTGCTGTAAGAAGGAAGAAACGAGCTGCACTGGAAGCTGAAAATGCAATTGTAAGTACGCATATTAAATTCGTTATTGTACTGCTTGTCTTTTTAACTTTTGTACGCTCATGGTATGGTGCTGGTATCGGGAATTTCTATCAATTTTATTTAATTGAACATTACGGTTTGTCTATAAAAAATGCACAGTATTTCGTATTCACCTTTATGATTGCTGGAGTACTGGGCACGTTCTTTGGTGGTCCATTAGCGGATCGATTTGGTAAGAAAAATATCATCGTCTTTTCAATGCTCGGTTCAGCACCACTTGCACTTTTATTACCGCACGTTTCACTTATGTGGGTCGTACCATTATTTTTATGTATTGGTTTTATTAGTTCTAGTAGTTTTAGTGTTATCGTTGTATATGCACAAGAGCTTGTTCCAGGGAAAGTCGGGATGGTATCAGGATTAATCGTCGGACTTGCATTTGGTCTTGGAGCATTAGGTGCTGTAGTCCTCGGGAAATTAGCTGATATACATAGTCTGCAATTTATTATGGTATTATGTAGTTGTTTACCATTAATCGGACTCACTTCATGGTTACTGCCAAGCGACAAGAAATCTGTATAG
- a CDS encoding DUF421 domain-containing protein — MNHIGQITIELLVGFFVLLIATKILGKTQISQLTPFDFISAIVLGELVGNSIYDPKIKVWSILYSVFVWVILIYTIEVITQKIRGTRRFFEGYPSIIIRNGYIDREQLSVNHLDINQLQQMLRQQKDIFSIREVEYMILEPNGNISVLKKSKYESPTINDLSLKHKPVYLPISLISDGKVVKDNLREAGFDEGWLYKQIKQKGITKFEDVLYAEWKTDDGFFCQEMNR, encoded by the coding sequence ATGAATCATATTGGACAAATAACGATAGAGCTTTTAGTTGGTTTTTTTGTTCTATTAATTGCCACAAAAATATTAGGGAAAACACAAATATCTCAGCTAACGCCCTTTGATTTTATTTCTGCTATCGTCCTTGGTGAGCTTGTTGGAAATTCAATATACGATCCTAAAATTAAAGTGTGGTCTATTTTATATTCAGTATTTGTTTGGGTGATATTAATTTACACAATAGAAGTGATAACGCAAAAAATAAGAGGAACAAGAAGGTTTTTTGAAGGATATCCTTCTATTATTATCCGCAATGGATATATTGATCGAGAGCAATTAAGTGTAAATCATTTGGATATTAACCAATTACAACAGATGTTAAGGCAACAAAAAGATATATTTTCAATCCGAGAAGTTGAGTATATGATATTGGAACCTAACGGAAACATAAGTGTATTGAAAAAAAGTAAATATGAATCTCCCACTATAAATGATTTAAGTTTAAAACATAAGCCTGTATACTTACCCATTTCATTAATTAGTGATGGAAAAGTAGTGAAGGATAATTTGAGGGAAGCAGGTTTTGATGAAGGATGGCTTTATAAACAAATAAAGCAAAAAGGGATTACTAAATTTGAAGACGTACTATATGCGGAATGGAAAACAGATGATGGCTTCTTTTGTCAGGAAATGAATCGGTAG
- a CDS encoding putative polysaccharide biosynthesis protein, which yields MSTSKVLKGTALLSGATMISRILGFIYFFPFQLLVGTQGVALYAYAYSWYGILLSFSTAGIPIAVSKFVAKYNALGDYSTSKKLYNSSIKLMLFMGFLGFLILFIGAPYVSQFIIRSQTPDPGFIADVTLTMRALSFALIIVPAMSVTRGYFQGFQHMKPSAVSQVVEQIARVVFILVGSFIVSKILGGSVASSVAVATFGAVIGALASVSILIMYWKKYNHLKPADGELKSRSSNIPLKSIYMELLRYAIPIVFVGIAIPLYTLVDQYTVADALRAIGTPLETANAIFAYITNYAQKLIMIPASLATGFSLTIIPAITKSFTSGKLEELQDQITKIFQVLLFFTIPAAFGLASIAYDAFRMVYMSPDIALGGSQYLISYAPSAVLSAIFTVSAAILQGIDYQRKTMIAFSVGILVKVVVNTPLLYLLGGHGAILGTIIGYLVSDIIMLYCIVKYANFNIRETAKTVFLITIYSAAMSAVVMGLKAIIGWLIPGQPYIESLLIVIVCGTAGGFVYLLFVLTSGLASHILGDRIHRLPILGKLVK from the coding sequence TTGTCTACTTCAAAAGTTTTAAAGGGAACTGCTTTATTAAGCGGTGCCACAATGATTTCACGTATTTTAGGTTTTATATACTTCTTCCCTTTTCAATTATTAGTTGGTACACAAGGTGTAGCTTTATATGCGTATGCTTATTCTTGGTACGGGATCTTACTAAGCTTTTCAACAGCTGGCATTCCAATTGCTGTATCTAAATTCGTTGCTAAATACAATGCATTAGGTGATTATAGCACAAGTAAAAAGCTATACAATTCCAGTATCAAATTAATGTTATTCATGGGCTTTCTAGGATTTTTAATTTTATTTATCGGGGCCCCTTACGTATCACAATTTATCATTCGCTCTCAAACACCTGATCCGGGATTTATCGCTGATGTTACACTTACAATGCGCGCTTTAAGCTTTGCACTCATTATCGTTCCAGCGATGAGCGTCACACGTGGATACTTTCAGGGCTTTCAGCATATGAAACCGAGTGCTGTTTCTCAAGTTGTCGAGCAAATTGCACGGGTTGTTTTCATTTTAGTTGGTAGTTTTATCGTCTCCAAAATACTCGGTGGTTCCGTAGCTTCCTCTGTTGCAGTTGCTACATTTGGCGCTGTCATTGGAGCACTTGCTAGCGTTTCAATTTTGATTATGTATTGGAAAAAATATAATCATTTAAAACCAGCTGATGGTGAACTCAAATCAAGATCATCTAATATTCCGTTAAAAAGTATCTATATGGAATTACTTCGTTATGCGATTCCAATTGTATTTGTTGGGATTGCTATTCCGTTATACACATTAGTTGATCAATATACAGTAGCTGATGCATTAAGAGCGATTGGCACACCACTTGAAACAGCGAATGCTATTTTTGCTTATATAACGAATTATGCACAAAAACTAATTATGATTCCTGCTTCCTTAGCAACAGGATTCTCACTTACCATTATTCCAGCAATCACAAAATCATTTACTAGCGGAAAGCTAGAAGAATTACAAGATCAAATCACAAAGATTTTCCAAGTGTTATTATTTTTCACCATCCCAGCTGCATTTGGATTAGCTAGTATCGCATATGATGCATTCCGCATGGTATATATGAGCCCTGATATCGCTTTGGGAGGATCACAATATTTAATTTCTTATGCACCATCAGCAGTATTAAGCGCTATCTTCACTGTTTCAGCTGCTATTTTACAAGGAATTGATTATCAAAGAAAAACAATGATCGCTTTCTCAGTTGGTATTCTTGTAAAGGTTGTAGTGAATACACCACTCTTATACTTATTAGGTGGGCATGGTGCTATACTCGGAACCATTATTGGTTATCTTGTTTCAGATATTATCATGCTGTATTGCATCGTTAAGTATGCGAATTTCAATATTAGAGAAACAGCGAAAACAGTATTTCTTATTACCATCTATTCCGCGGCGATGTCCGCTGTCGTAATGGGATTAAAAGCGATTATAGGATGGCTAATTCCTGGACAACCTTATATTGAATCCTTACTCATCGTTATCGTATGTGGTACTGCCGGGGGATTTGTATACCTTCTATTCGTATTAACGAGTGGCCTTGCTTCACACATTCTCGGTGATCGTATCCACCGTTTACCTATACTAGGAAAATTAGTAAAGTAA
- a CDS encoding polysaccharide deacetylase family protein: MKKKVIITIVTLFIITIALFGTYKLMNARSFQLFGELTNRIETNEKIVALTFDDGPTKNIERILPLLDKYNAKATFFVIGNELENNLPLGTAIVQSGHQLGNHTYSHNRMVFKAPSFIKEEIEKTNSLIRQTGFTDEIDFRPPNGKKLIGLPYYLNKNNIETITWDLEPDTFFKSATDKIDYVNKNVKPGSIILLHSMYDESNENLQTIEGILDSLSKKGYQFVTVNELQKRAK, from the coding sequence ATGAAGAAGAAAGTAATCATTACAATAGTTACACTATTCATTATTACTATAGCATTATTCGGCACGTACAAATTAATGAATGCAAGAAGCTTTCAATTATTTGGCGAGCTGACAAATCGCATTGAAACGAATGAAAAGATAGTTGCCTTAACTTTTGATGATGGTCCTACAAAAAATATCGAACGAATATTACCACTTTTAGATAAGTACAATGCGAAAGCTACTTTCTTTGTTATCGGAAACGAATTAGAAAACAATTTACCATTAGGAACAGCGATTGTTCAATCTGGACACCAACTTGGAAATCATACATATTCTCATAACAGAATGGTTTTTAAAGCACCTTCTTTTATTAAAGAAGAAATAGAAAAAACGAATTCATTAATCCGCCAAACAGGATTTACAGACGAAATTGATTTTAGACCTCCTAACGGAAAAAAATTAATTGGACTACCATATTATTTAAATAAAAATAATATCGAAACGATTACATGGGATCTTGAGCCTGATACTTTTTTCAAATCTGCAACTGACAAAATTGACTACGTTAATAAAAATGTAAAACCAGGTTCTATCATTTTATTACACTCTATGTATGATGAATCTAATGAAAATTTACAGACCATTGAAGGTATTTTAGATTCTTTATCTAAAAAAGGCTATCAGTTCGTAACAGTAAATGAACTGCAAAAGAGAGCAAAATAA
- a CDS encoding sodium-dependent transporter: protein MNSQQWTSKLGFVLAAAGSAIGLGAIWKFPYMAGIGGGGAFFLIFIGFTLLIGLPLLLAEFVIGRSTQKEAVDAYREIAPKTLWPWLGRLGIVTCFILLSFYSVVGGWILLYLWNAITGRLWEGNGAYEATFGEIISNPYLAVGSQLLFILITIFIVSKGVQNGVEKVNKYFMPALFVLFFVLIVRALTLDGAGEGVRFFLQPDFSHVTSEIVLYAMGQSFFSLSVGVAVMVTYSSYLPKEESLPRSAFSIVALTLVITLLAGLAIFPVVFAFGMEPSQGPGLLFIVLPAIFSKMAFGKLFFIVFLLLFFFATITSAISMLEISVASLTAKGKGKREKMALIVGLLIFVVGVPSALSFGILSDLKIFGKTVFDLADYAVSNVLMPLGVLLVSIFVPLKMKKDALMKELGVSKNKGYKLFVLWLFLLRYIAPIAIIIVFLNVLGII from the coding sequence ATGAATTCACAGCAATGGACATCGAAATTAGGTTTTGTATTAGCTGCAGCAGGTTCGGCAATTGGACTTGGCGCCATTTGGAAGTTCCCATATATGGCCGGTATCGGAGGGGGCGGTGCATTCTTCCTTATTTTCATCGGTTTCACATTATTAATTGGATTACCTTTATTATTAGCTGAATTTGTTATTGGGAGAAGTACACAAAAAGAGGCTGTCGATGCCTATAGAGAAATTGCTCCTAAAACATTATGGCCGTGGTTAGGGAGGTTAGGGATTGTAACATGTTTTATATTACTTTCTTTCTACAGTGTTGTAGGGGGTTGGATTTTATTATATTTATGGAATGCAATTACAGGTAGACTTTGGGAAGGAAATGGTGCATACGAAGCAACATTTGGTGAAATCATTTCCAATCCATATTTAGCAGTTGGATCACAGCTATTATTCATCCTTATTACTATTTTTATCGTAAGTAAAGGTGTACAAAATGGTGTTGAGAAAGTAAATAAATATTTCATGCCAGCACTATTCGTTTTATTCTTTGTATTAATTGTTCGTGCACTTACATTAGATGGTGCTGGAGAAGGCGTTCGCTTCTTCTTACAACCTGATTTCTCACATGTAACATCTGAAATTGTTTTGTATGCGATGGGACAATCCTTCTTCTCGTTATCTGTCGGTGTAGCAGTAATGGTAACGTATAGTTCATATTTACCGAAAGAAGAAAGTTTGCCACGTTCAGCATTTTCTATCGTTGCTTTAACGCTTGTTATTACATTGCTTGCAGGACTTGCGATTTTCCCGGTTGTTTTCGCATTTGGAATGGAACCATCTCAAGGACCAGGGTTATTATTTATCGTACTGCCAGCTATTTTCAGTAAGATGGCATTCGGAAAATTATTCTTTATTGTTTTCTTATTACTATTCTTCTTTGCTACTATCACATCAGCGATTTCTATGCTAGAAATTAGCGTTGCGTCTTTAACGGCAAAAGGTAAAGGGAAACGCGAAAAAATGGCCTTGATCGTTGGATTGTTAATCTTCGTTGTTGGGGTTCCATCAGCATTATCATTTGGTATATTAAGTGATCTGAAGATTTTTGGAAAGACTGTCTTTGATTTAGCAGACTATGCGGTTAGTAATGTACTAATGCCACTTGGTGTATTATTAGTTTCCATCTTCGTTCCGTTAAAAATGAAGAAAGATGCATTAATGAAAGAGCTTGGTGTAAGTAAAAATAAAGGCTATAAATTATTTGTATTATGGTTATTCTTACTTCGCTATATCGCACCAATTGCAATTATTATCGTATTCCTAAATGTACTTGGAATTATTTAA